From Spirosoma aerolatum, one genomic window encodes:
- a CDS encoding acetyl-CoA carboxylase biotin carboxyl carrier protein subunit, whose product MYTAALPDENTFTIDFMSGSPLLNGEPFVWDLAKLSDRTFHILHQNRSYTAEILDLNTKEKSVTLKINGHIHQVQLKDRFDLLLEKMGMSSAASTKVNELKAPMPGLIVGIHVQPGDAINKGDSLLILEAMKMENVLKSPGAGSIKTIRVAKGDRVEKGQVLVEFS is encoded by the coding sequence ATGTACACCGCTGCCCTACCCGATGAAAACACCTTCACGATTGATTTTATGTCAGGCAGTCCGCTGTTGAATGGAGAGCCATTCGTCTGGGACTTAGCTAAGTTATCCGATCGAACCTTTCATATTCTTCATCAGAATCGTTCTTACACTGCCGAAATCCTGGACCTGAACACCAAGGAGAAATCGGTAACCCTAAAAATTAATGGGCATATCCATCAGGTTCAGCTAAAAGACCGCTTCGATTTATTACTCGAAAAAATGGGCATGAGTAGTGCCGCCAGCACGAAAGTAAATGAGTTGAAAGCGCCGATGCCCGGACTGATCGTTGGGATACACGTACAGCCGGGTGATGCCATCAACAAAGGCGATAGTCTGCTGATTCTGGAGGCAATGAAAATGGAAAACGTGCTAAAATCACCTGGTGCCGGTAGCATCAAAACCATCCGGGTAGCCAAAGGCGATCGGGTCGAGAAGGGCCAGGTATTGGTAGAATTTTCCTGA
- a CDS encoding DMT family transporter produces MTTEEPVLRLQKRPLMAWVLLGALALVWGSSFILIKRSLGAFPPEQVAAGRLVFAFVFFLPFLIRQSRQSDVRVAVRHRWLALLASGVVGFVIPAFLFAEAGAHLNSSLAGALNSLSPLFTLILGGLVFGQPLRIRQVAGILLGLTGSLLLVFFSATGSFQFNGYALLVVLATICYGLNTNLIGRYLSHLPALVSTAWLFAFAGPIALLTLIPTDFLSRVVDVKNNWSLAALATLGVFGSGLMSIFFNRVVQLASPLFAASVTYLIPIVALMWGVLDGETIYAVQFAGMGICLLGIWLVNK; encoded by the coding sequence ATGGCCTGGGTATTGCTTGGTGCGCTGGCTTTGGTTTGGGGCAGTTCATTTATTCTGATTAAGCGTAGCCTGGGAGCTTTTCCACCAGAACAAGTAGCGGCTGGTCGATTGGTGTTTGCCTTTGTTTTCTTTCTTCCCTTTCTGATAAGGCAAAGTCGTCAGTCTGATGTTCGGGTAGCTGTTCGGCATCGGTGGCTGGCCTTGCTTGCGTCGGGTGTTGTTGGCTTTGTAATTCCTGCTTTTCTGTTTGCCGAAGCGGGTGCCCATCTGAACAGTTCTTTGGCCGGTGCCTTAAATTCGCTTAGCCCATTGTTTACACTGATTCTGGGTGGATTAGTTTTCGGGCAACCACTCCGAATCCGACAGGTAGCGGGTATTCTGTTGGGGCTGACCGGTTCGCTGCTGCTGGTATTTTTCAGTGCTACAGGTTCTTTTCAGTTTAATGGGTATGCGCTGCTGGTTGTGCTGGCTACGATCTGTTATGGTCTGAATACAAACCTGATCGGACGTTACCTGAGTCATCTGCCAGCGCTGGTATCGACGGCCTGGTTGTTTGCTTTTGCGGGCCCCATTGCCCTGCTTACGCTTATCCCGACGGATTTTCTGAGCCGGGTCGTTGACGTAAAAAATAACTGGTCACTAGCAGCTCTGGCCACGCTTGGGGTGTTTGGTTCCGGGCTGATGTCTATTTTCTTCAACCGAGTTGTGCAACTGGCATCCCCTTTATTTGCGGCTTCGGTTACGTATCTGATTCCCATTGTGGCGCTAATGTGGGGTGTACTGGATGGCGAAACCATTTATGCCGTGCAGTTTGCAGGTATGGGTATTTGCCTGCTGGGAATTTGGCTGGTGAATAAATAA
- the pyrH gene encoding UMP kinase codes for MTSQTKYKRILLKLSGEALAGPNGYNIDPIVLEQYSKEIKQIVDLGVQVAIVIGGGNIFRGVSGERSGIDRVQGDYMGMLATVINAMAIQSSLEKHGMYTRVMSAIKMEQVCEPYVRRRAVRHLEKGRVVIFGAGTGNPYFTTDSTAALRAIEVEADVVLKGTKVDGIYSADPMKDKTAVRYTTITFDDVYEKKLSVMDLTAFTLCQENNLPIIVFNMNNQGSLLRLIQGDDSVGTLVTTKL; via the coding sequence ATGACATCACAGACAAAGTATAAACGCATCCTGCTCAAGCTGAGTGGGGAGGCATTGGCTGGGCCTAATGGGTATAATATAGACCCGATCGTGCTTGAACAATACAGCAAAGAAATTAAACAAATTGTTGATCTGGGGGTGCAGGTCGCTATTGTCATTGGTGGAGGGAATATCTTTCGGGGCGTTTCAGGGGAGCGATCAGGCATCGACCGTGTGCAGGGGGATTACATGGGTATGTTGGCAACAGTTATCAACGCAATGGCTATTCAGAGTTCGCTGGAGAAGCACGGTATGTATACCCGTGTCATGTCGGCGATCAAAATGGAGCAGGTTTGTGAACCCTACGTCCGTCGCCGGGCTGTGCGTCATCTCGAAAAAGGCAGGGTAGTTATATTTGGGGCTGGAACGGGGAATCCCTACTTCACCACTGATTCTACGGCCGCATTAAGAGCCATTGAAGTAGAAGCAGATGTCGTCCTGAAAGGGACCAAAGTGGACGGTATCTATTCGGCCGACCCAATGAAAGACAAAACGGCTGTTCGGTATACGACGATTACCTTCGATGACGTTTACGAGAAGAAATTGAGCGTGATGGACCTTACAGCTTTTACACTTTGTCAGGAAAATAATCTGCCGATCATTGTCTTTAATATGAACAATCAGGGAAGTCTGCTTCGGTTGATTCAGGGTGACGACAGTGTCGGTACACTTGTTACGACTAAATTGTAA
- a CDS encoding glycosyltransferase family 2 protein, with translation MSIIYAIYCIFLGYIVLNVVYWAVFAIAGRLGKADDVSPSSDTITFRKIGVLIPAYKEDAVIIESVTENLKQHYPADQFDLIVIADSFLPRTLIQLAAFPVKVLEVSFDVSTVAKAINAALSKLPLDQYDILVVSDADNHMAPDFLSRINRAFEQGWRAAQGHRVAKNSNTSVAILDAISEEINNHIFRKGSRVLGLSSATIGSGMAFEPRLMKEAMATQHTMGGYDKELETNIVLSGCKIAYLEDAYIYDEKVAHRAVFQNQRTRWIAAQWQFIKFYFWKGIGEILQGRIASGLKIIQAIILPKILLLGLLLLGLLIGLLTPYSFLWQTPLVLLLVMSASLIMSVPAYLWKRVSIREFLFIPVLLLSFVRALLNIRKAFKRFMHTPHTGSPDAQTP, from the coding sequence ATGTCAATTATTTACGCAATTTATTGTATTTTTTTAGGGTATATTGTACTGAACGTAGTGTACTGGGCCGTATTTGCTATAGCAGGTCGCTTAGGCAAAGCAGACGATGTTAGTCCATCGTCTGATACAATTACGTTTAGGAAAATAGGAGTTTTGATTCCTGCCTATAAAGAAGATGCCGTTATTATTGAGTCGGTAACGGAAAATTTGAAGCAACATTATCCTGCCGATCAATTCGATCTTATTGTCATAGCAGATTCATTTTTACCACGTACACTCATTCAGTTAGCCGCATTTCCAGTCAAAGTACTCGAAGTCTCTTTCGACGTATCGACGGTCGCAAAGGCTATTAATGCCGCTTTATCGAAGTTGCCACTTGATCAATACGATATACTTGTTGTTTCTGATGCCGATAACCATATGGCACCTGATTTTCTGAGTCGAATCAACAGGGCCTTTGAACAGGGATGGCGAGCGGCTCAGGGACATCGGGTTGCTAAAAATAGTAATACCAGTGTTGCCATTCTGGACGCCATTAGTGAAGAAATAAACAACCACATTTTTCGGAAAGGAAGCCGGGTATTAGGTTTGTCATCGGCTACAATTGGCTCGGGGATGGCATTTGAACCCAGGCTGATGAAAGAAGCCATGGCAACTCAACATACCATGGGAGGCTACGATAAAGAGCTGGAAACCAATATTGTACTGAGTGGTTGTAAGATTGCCTACCTCGAAGATGCCTACATTTACGATGAGAAAGTAGCCCATCGGGCAGTATTTCAGAATCAGCGTACTCGTTGGATAGCGGCTCAGTGGCAGTTCATAAAATTCTATTTCTGGAAAGGGATAGGTGAAATTCTACAGGGGCGTATTGCCAGTGGCCTCAAGATTATTCAGGCTATCATTCTGCCAAAAATTCTTTTACTGGGATTACTGCTTTTAGGCTTATTAATCGGTTTACTAACGCCTTACTCATTCCTCTGGCAAACGCCACTTGTGTTGTTGCTGGTGATGAGTGCCAGTTTAATTATGTCGGTGCCTGCTTATTTATGGAAACGAGTAAGTATACGCGAATTTTTATTTATTCCTGTATTGCTGCTAAGTTTTGTAAGGGCTTTACTTAATATTCGTAAAGCCTTTAAGCGCTTTATGCACACCCCCCACACGGGTTCGCCTGATGCCCAGACACCCTAG
- the frr gene encoding ribosome recycling factor: MEEIELFLDDAKDTMEKALKHLAIELTKIRAGKASPQMLDGIQVEYYGAMTPLNQVASVTTPDARTIAVKPFEKKLIGEVEKAIRNSNLGLSPSNDGELIRLNIPPLTEERRRDLVKKVKQEVEVAKVNVRNIRKDTNEDIRKLVKDGVSEDAVKVGEERVQKLTDAFIARIDETFVAKEKDILAV; this comes from the coding sequence ATGGAAGAGATCGAGCTATTTCTCGATGATGCAAAGGACACGATGGAAAAGGCTCTCAAGCACCTGGCCATCGAGTTAACAAAAATCCGCGCCGGTAAAGCGTCACCCCAGATGTTGGATGGTATTCAGGTAGAATATTATGGGGCTATGACGCCCCTAAATCAGGTAGCTTCCGTAACGACGCCCGATGCACGTACGATTGCTGTCAAGCCTTTCGAGAAAAAACTGATCGGCGAAGTTGAAAAAGCCATCCGTAATTCGAACCTCGGATTGTCGCCGAGCAACGACGGAGAACTTATTCGCTTAAACATTCCACCGCTCACGGAAGAGCGTCGTCGCGACCTTGTCAAAAAAGTAAAACAGGAGGTCGAAGTCGCTAAAGTAAACGTTCGCAATATCCGTAAAGATACCAACGAAGACATCCGCAAGCTAGTAAAAGACGGGGTTTCGGAAGATGCCGTTAAAGTTGGTGAGGAGCGTGTTCAGAAATTAACGGATGCATTCATCGCCCGCATCGACGAGACGTTCGTGGCTAAAGAGAAAGATATCCTGGCCGTATAG
- a CDS encoding TolC family protein yields MVSFGASSGLADDTLYLDINQDVAGQLLPFEDLVKIAVLHSPLIKYQNEVANSLSEAHEVAKLQILQNVSGFANYSGGNQLLVSSGDSKLPGQGTIGQITNGYRVGVDVRLPLYELFGRKHQVRQAYSNYRAAVVQKETIELQLKRDLIGVYQDMITSQQLLKILLIDEQASLTALRVGEADIQKGRITADVMAATTSRYVQAKTASEQAKGNFIKNVRYFEALMGMPIQRLKRN; encoded by the coding sequence TTGGTATCGTTCGGCGCTTCATCGGGGCTTGCCGATGATACGTTGTACCTGGATATTAATCAGGATGTTGCCGGGCAATTGTTGCCATTCGAAGATCTGGTAAAAATTGCCGTATTGCATTCGCCCTTGATCAAGTATCAGAATGAAGTAGCCAATTCATTGAGCGAAGCACACGAAGTGGCGAAGTTACAGATTCTGCAAAACGTGTCAGGCTTTGCTAACTATTCAGGGGGTAACCAATTGTTGGTTTCATCGGGGGATTCTAAACTGCCAGGTCAGGGAACAATTGGACAAATTACCAACGGCTATCGCGTAGGGGTAGATGTACGGCTTCCACTTTATGAACTTTTTGGGCGCAAACATCAGGTTCGGCAGGCTTATTCTAATTATAGAGCCGCTGTGGTTCAAAAAGAAACTATTGAATTGCAATTAAAGCGCGATTTGATCGGGGTGTATCAGGATATGATTACCTCGCAGCAACTGTTGAAGATTCTTCTGATTGATGAGCAGGCTTCGCTGACAGCCTTACGGGTAGGGGAGGCCGATATTCAGAAAGGAAGAATCACAGCCGATGTTATGGCCGCTACTACCAGCCGGTATGTACAGGCTAAAACAGCATCGGAACAGGCAAAAGGCAATTTCATTAAGAATGTACGCTATTTCGAAGCATTAATGGGAATGCCAATTCAGCGTTTGAAACGTAATTAA
- a CDS encoding GumC family protein → MTIEVFLRLLKQHLLWFILIPVVAAGTAFIVTRNQPKVYKSQATLYTGLVSRYSLLSDRQSAFQDRSASAVDNILTTLNSRETLIQVAVSLLTDHLRLQHPDTLVLRDAGFQQLHKAITPGWENLFFIAADSALLRRTVDSLAKSQYDNPIKSLLMKSDSYYSIQHLGENIKATPRKNTNDVLQMEYETDDPGVAQRTLRYAIEFLNQRYATLKTSETNSVIGYYESKLEKAKEKLAQAETALRNFSENHQVLDYDEEAKNVAASREALQTEYNQELMRRNAAKASLDALNQRMGQQGSIRSANNDLSEKQKKLADAENKLANAKAYGQSKATIDQLQAMVNKASDELKVSAQKYDAATNSTDAIPAQTIANDRLVKSLEYEESSARLELYKKRMNEYDAKTNEYGPLGSQLRQLNRDLTVAEKEYFDLLQNVDQSKTRRQDVAIGGTLEILDAPDFPLLPQPSKRWQLVAIGFGVGLFIALLLTALRFWLDKRIKSPEQAEEMIGMPVSALFPTVRKPQVFTKATMASRSMFEQLFNAINIEVSQNTTKPYPPIITLFSIRSKQGKTWVANGLNQLYENADQRIAYCYPRVTGKEQRSQQRGITNFPYTVRPDFMNVTGIDYLLDYTQGFEPSQFDRIILELPALINNQIPVYLLKSSALSLLIIDANSPWARAEKQLLSMYVRVTNQPILTVLNRVEGDYVDVPGRADAIQPLPPAQENSIYSQRNAL, encoded by the coding sequence ATGACAATTGAAGTATTTTTACGCCTGCTGAAACAGCATTTGCTCTGGTTCATTCTTATTCCGGTTGTGGCGGCAGGAACAGCTTTTATTGTTACTCGAAATCAGCCTAAAGTTTATAAATCACAAGCTACGCTCTACACTGGGCTAGTTTCTCGCTACTCATTGCTCTCCGATCGGCAGAGTGCCTTTCAGGATCGGTCGGCCAGCGCCGTAGATAATATCCTTACCACTCTTAACTCGCGCGAAACCTTAATTCAAGTGGCCGTGAGTTTGCTCACCGACCATTTGAGGCTACAACATCCCGACACGCTGGTATTACGCGATGCTGGTTTTCAGCAATTACACAAGGCTATTACGCCGGGTTGGGAAAACTTGTTTTTTATCGCTGCTGATTCCGCACTATTACGACGAACTGTTGATAGCCTGGCCAAATCACAGTACGATAATCCGATCAAAAGTCTATTGATGAAATCGGATTCGTATTATTCGATTCAGCACTTAGGTGAAAATATCAAAGCAACCCCCCGTAAAAACACAAATGATGTGCTCCAGATGGAGTACGAAACGGACGATCCAGGGGTAGCCCAACGTACCTTACGCTACGCGATTGAATTTCTGAACCAACGCTATGCAACGCTCAAAACATCCGAAACAAACTCGGTAATTGGGTACTACGAATCGAAACTGGAGAAGGCAAAAGAAAAACTTGCTCAGGCTGAAACCGCTCTGCGTAATTTCAGCGAAAACCATCAGGTATTGGATTACGACGAAGAGGCCAAAAACGTAGCGGCCTCGCGCGAAGCACTGCAAACGGAGTACAATCAGGAACTGATGCGAAGAAATGCGGCCAAAGCATCACTGGATGCCCTCAATCAGCGGATGGGGCAGCAGGGAAGCATTCGCTCAGCGAACAACGATTTGAGTGAAAAACAAAAGAAACTGGCCGACGCAGAAAATAAACTCGCCAACGCCAAAGCATACGGGCAGTCGAAAGCAACCATTGATCAGTTGCAGGCAATGGTCAACAAAGCATCGGACGAGCTGAAAGTCAGCGCTCAGAAATACGATGCCGCTACTAATTCAACCGATGCGATTCCGGCTCAAACCATAGCTAACGATCGACTGGTCAAATCGCTGGAATACGAAGAATCGTCGGCCCGGCTGGAGTTGTATAAGAAGCGGATGAACGAATACGATGCCAAAACTAATGAGTATGGTCCATTGGGTTCGCAGCTTCGCCAGTTGAATCGGGATTTAACCGTAGCTGAAAAAGAGTACTTCGACCTATTGCAGAATGTAGATCAGTCGAAAACCCGTCGGCAGGACGTGGCGATTGGCGGAACCCTGGAGATTTTAGACGCTCCCGATTTTCCGCTACTTCCTCAACCGTCCAAGCGTTGGCAACTGGTAGCTATTGGCTTCGGAGTTGGGTTGTTTATTGCGCTGTTGCTGACGGCTCTCCGCTTCTGGCTGGATAAGCGAATCAAGTCGCCAGAACAGGCCGAAGAAATGATCGGTATGCCGGTATCGGCTCTCTTTCCCACGGTTCGAAAGCCCCAGGTTTTCACAAAAGCAACAATGGCATCTCGGAGTATGTTTGAGCAACTGTTCAATGCCATCAACATTGAGGTTTCACAGAATACCACCAAGCCTTATCCACCGATCATTACGTTGTTTAGTATTCGGTCGAAGCAGGGGAAAACCTGGGTGGCTAACGGTCTCAATCAGCTTTACGAAAATGCCGATCAACGGATTGCGTATTGTTACCCCCGGGTAACCGGTAAAGAGCAACGTTCGCAGCAGCGGGGGATTACCAATTTCCCTTATACGGTTCGCCCGGACTTTATGAATGTTACAGGTATTGATTACCTGCTTGATTATACGCAGGGCTTTGAGCCTTCTCAGTTTGATCGTATTATCCTTGAATTGCCCGCCCTAATAAATAACCAAATTCCAGTTTATCTGCTCAAAAGCAGCGCTTTATCCCTACTTATAATTGATGCGAACAGCCCATGGGCAAGGGCCGAGAAACAACTGCTGAGTATGTACGTACGAGTAACCAATCAACCAATTCTGACGGTCTTGAACCGGGTTGAGGGTGATTATGTCGACGTACCCGGTCGGGCTGATGCTATTCAGCCATTACCGCCCGCTCAGGAAAACTCGATCTATTCTCAGCGAAATGCGCTGTAG
- a CDS encoding sugar phosphate isomerase/epimerase family protein, which translates to MDTHYTRRRFLTQTALAAGILPVWPGTIAESIPYVPSDDAVVPPIHIFSKHLQFLNYTDMADAAASMGFAGVDLTVRPDGHVRPERVEDDLPKAVEALRKAGLPPRLMTTAVGDATKATDQRLLKTAAKLGFQTYRMAWYQYEEKRSLPDSILHYQNQIQALAELNKTLNLIGCYQNHAGVLVGSDIWEIWEILRKANPQHMGVQYDIRHATVEGGTAWPNGLRLIRPQIKAITLKDFHWAKKGDKWVVQDVPFGEGMVDFKTYFAFLKKHVVNVPITLHIEYPIGGAEHGNTTISIPKNEVFTAMKRDMDRIKTLWQEA; encoded by the coding sequence ATGGATACTCACTATACCCGTCGCCGTTTTCTGACTCAGACCGCTTTAGCCGCAGGAATATTGCCGGTATGGCCCGGAACCATTGCGGAGTCTATTCCGTACGTTCCAAGCGATGATGCTGTGGTGCCACCGATCCATATATTCTCGAAACATCTGCAGTTTCTGAATTACACGGACATGGCAGATGCGGCCGCCAGTATGGGCTTTGCGGGTGTAGATCTGACCGTACGGCCTGACGGACATGTGCGTCCAGAGCGTGTGGAAGATGATTTGCCAAAAGCCGTTGAAGCTCTTCGAAAGGCAGGACTTCCCCCTCGACTGATGACCACTGCGGTTGGCGATGCGACGAAGGCTACCGATCAACGTCTTCTGAAAACAGCCGCCAAACTTGGGTTTCAGACGTACCGAATGGCATGGTACCAATACGAAGAGAAACGTTCCTTGCCTGATTCCATTCTACACTATCAGAATCAGATTCAGGCGCTGGCAGAACTAAATAAAACCCTGAACCTGATTGGCTGCTACCAGAATCATGCCGGGGTACTGGTCGGATCAGACATCTGGGAGATATGGGAAATTCTCAGGAAAGCTAACCCTCAGCATATGGGCGTACAATACGACATTCGACATGCTACGGTCGAAGGTGGTACTGCCTGGCCAAATGGCCTTCGATTGATCCGGCCGCAGATTAAAGCCATTACGCTTAAAGATTTTCACTGGGCGAAAAAAGGGGATAAGTGGGTGGTACAGGACGTGCCGTTTGGTGAAGGCATGGTCGATTTTAAGACGTACTTTGCCTTTTTGAAAAAACATGTTGTAAATGTACCCATCACACTCCATATAGAGTATCCAATCGGTGGGGCTGAGCATGGAAATACCACGATATCAATACCTAAAAATGAAGTATTTACGGCTATGAAACGGGATATGGACCGAATAAAGACACTTTGGCAGGAGGCATAA